A genome region from Cucurbita pepo subsp. pepo cultivar mu-cu-16 chromosome LG02, ASM280686v2, whole genome shotgun sequence includes the following:
- the LOC111788915 gene encoding eukaryotic translation initiation factor 3 subunit L-like: MATYDYDDSRANYDDPRHAPVPSPAGQDIGYDPNFVPDSVKSFVVHLYRHIREKNVYETHQMYETSFQTLSDRLFKDTPWPSVDAVAHFVDNDHVFCLLYREMWFRHLYARLSPTLKQRIDSWDNYCSLFQVVLHGVVNMQLPNQWLWDMVDEFVYQFQSFCQYRAKMKNKTEQEISLLRQYDQAWNVYGVLNYLQAFVEKSSIIHILEEEKEGLEQFTLTDGYDYSGGSSNVLKVLGYFSMVGLLRVHCLLGDYHTGLKCLLPIDITQQGVFTSVIGSHITTIYHYGFANLMLRRYVDAIHEFNRILLYIYKTKQYHQKSPQYEQILKKNEQMYALLAICVSLCPQVKLIDETVNSQLREKYGEKMMRMQRYDEEAFAVYDELFSYACPKFITPSAPSFEEPLANYNQDAYRLQLKLFLFEVKQQQLLSGIRTFLKVYSTISLGQLAIYMEMDESTLRTILLTYKHKTHAVDSVGKIMSNADVDFYIDDDVIHVVESKPVNRYGDFFLRQIVKLEGMINDLDRVKLD; the protein is encoded by the exons CCGGCTGGCCAAGATATTGGCTACGACCCTAATTTCGTTCCAGATTCTGTCAAATCCTTTGTCGTTCATCTATACCGCCATATCCGTGAGAAGAATGTATACGAAACACATCAAATGTATGAAACTTCATTCCAGACGCTATCGGACCGCCTATTCAAGGATACTCCGTGGCCGTCAGTAGATGCTGTGGCTCATTTTGTTGATAATGATCATGTCTTTTGCTTGCTTTACCGTGAGATGTGGTTTCGCCATCTTTATGCGAGACTGTCGCCAACTTTGAAGCAGAGGATTGACTCATGGGATAACTATTGTAGCCTATTTCAGGTGGTTTTGCACGGAGTCGTGAATATGCAATTGCCTAACCAGTGGCTATGGGATATGGTGGATGAGTTTGTTTATCAGTTCCAGAGCTTCTGCCAGTATCGGGCtaagatgaagaacaagacCGAGCAGGAAATTTCGCTTCTGAGGCAGTACGATCAG GCTTGGAATGTATATGGTGTGCTCAACTATTTGCAAGCATTTGTGGAGAAATCCTCAATCATTCATATTCttgaggaggagaaagaaggtCTTGAACAATTTACACTTACTGATGGGTATGACTATAGTGGTGGGAGTAGTAATGTTTTGAAGGTGTTGGGATATTTCAGCATGGTTGGATTGCTTCGGGTTCATTGCCTGTTAGGTGATTATCACACTGGTTTGAAGTGCTTACTCCCAATTGACATAACCCAGCAAGGTGTTTTCACTAGTGTGATTGGAAGCCATATTACAACTATATATCATTATGGGTTTGCCAACCTGATGTTGCGCAG GTACGTTGATGCCATTCATGAATTTAACAGAATTCTCTTGTATATTTATAAAACCAAGCAATATCATCAAAAATCTCCTCAGTATGAGCAGATTCTGAAGAAGAACGAGCAGATGTATGCTCTGTTGGCAATATGTGTTTCGCTTTGCCCACAAGTGAAGCTTATTGATGAAACTGTGAACTCTCAGTTGCGTGAAAAGTATGGTGAAAAGATGATGAGGATGCAGAGATATGATGAGGAAGCTTTTGCCGTCTATGATGAGCTTTTCTCATATGCTTGTCCCAAGTTCATCACTCCATCTGCTCCTAGTTTTGAGGAGCCTTTAGCAAACTACAACCAG GATGCCTATAGGCTTCAATTGAAactatttctttttgaagTAAAGCAACAACAATTACTATCTGGCATCCGCACCTTCTTGAAAGTGTACTCCACCATCTCCCTTGGGCAGCTTGCCATTTACATGGAAATGGATGAATCAACTCTAAG GACGATATTGTTGACATACAAGCATAAAACCCATGCTGTTGACAGTGTTGGAAAAATCATGTCCAATGCAGATGTGGATTTTTACATTGATGAT GACGTAATCCACGTTGTCGAATCGAAGCCTGTAAATCGCTATGGAGATTTCTTCTTGCGGCAAATTGTTAAA CTCGAGGGGATGATTAATGATTTGGACAGAGTGAAACTGGACTGA
- the LOC111788916 gene encoding synaptonemal complex protein 2-like has protein sequence MEKLGFPSVKRLNQLNSLSGLVQGTAKTFTSSRSVPEPASSGRFVNLKIAAERMMKDQASLKTDLDMANAKLRKSVEHARALEDKLQNALNENAKLKVKQKEDEKLWKGLESKFSSAKTLSDKLTETLQILASQVQDAEKDKEVLETKLSASSTAVDGLTQRMQDLCIKVESAEETIRNREKELAKLKIEKEENCKLYREEQQRTANLIEEKDSMIKRFEETVVENRLIIEGLNSKLDKAQLESNSKEEKITSLIASRDDLQKEKSDLEMHNDEIHKKLDASLLEIKNLENLVHFLIDQLVEFDRHNSTFEEKFNQLTHLNDSCFKLAKLERDFASELAQKRYNKLHDKFICITSEENALKLINVESQQKVDKLQKIQASLMAQHSEESRLAGGRIQKLESEVETLVSEKTETESLISKLEEKIGTLSESSRSSESKMQDLLKKISALEIENQCNAEKLEEELHDKAEEIDTLMKESKNYKQRAEMLEVEGDQLRNVLKEKEEFILLSMEREKKLEEENKENQALLFSAEMKLSDAKRQYDSMLESKQMELSRHLKDISHRNDQAINDIRNKYEMEKLEIVNKEKEKADHVLQEMERNCEQSLAEVKEESRQCLIRIQEEHAALLSQIQQEHTRNEQICKAKHNEELQRAQLHAENELKEKLTSLRSEHEAQMKALRCQNEDECRKLQEELDLQKTKEDRQRALLQLQWKVMGDKLQEDQEVNSKKDYSMSSIKMRGSGGSRKSKRALIRTENDEESPNLQAAQTPVSQLLKTVEDMNTGSIANIPKHHKKVTRHEYEVETTNGRTITKRRKTKSTVLFEDPRKHNKTPRRNTPRGPVKTIKGGDQSRPSNIGDLFTEGSLNPYADDPYAFD, from the exons ATGGAGAAGCTCGGATTTCCAAGCGTGAAGAGGTTAAACCAGTTGAACTCACTATCTGGTTTGGTACAAGGAACTGCGAAAACGTTCACCTCTTCGCGTTCCGTTCCAGAACCTGCCTCGTCGGGACGTTTTGTCAATTTGAAGATTGCTGCAG AGAGGATGATGAAAGATCAGGCTTCTTTGAAGACTGATCTGGATATGGCG AATGCGAAATTGAGGAAATCAGTGGAGCACGCACGTGCTTTAGAGGATAAACTGCAGAATGCCTTGAATGAAAATGCCAAGCTCAAGGTGAAGCAGAAAGAAGACGAGAAGTTGTGGAAGGGATTGGAATCGAAATTCTCGTCGGCTAAGACACTGAGTGATAAGCTCACTGAAACATTACAGATTTTAGCCAGTCAGGTTCAGGATG CTGAGAAAGACAAGGAGGTTTTAGAAACCAAATTATCTGCAAGTTCTACAGCTGTTGATGGGTTAACCCAAAGAATGCAGGATTTGTGTATAAAAGTAGAGTCTGCAGAAGAAACAATAAGAAATC GTGAGAAGGAGCTGGCGAAGCTCAAAATTGAGAAAGAGGAGAATTGTAAATTGTACAGAGAAGAACAGCAGAGAACTGCAAATCTGATTGAGGAAAAAG ACTCTATGATCAAGAGATTTGAAGAAACAGTTGTGGAGAACAGGTTGATCATAGAGGGACTGAATTCTAAACTGGATAAGGCACAATTAGAGTcaaactcaaaagaagaaaaaattactaGTTTGATAGCCTCACGAGATGACTtgcagaaggaaaagagtgATTTGGAAATGCATAATGATGAGATTCATAAGAAATTAGATGCGTCGCTCTTGGAGAtcaaaaaccttgaaaatCTCGTCCACTTTTTGATTGATCAGCTGGTTGAATTTGATCGTCATAACTCAACTTTTGAAGAGAAATTTAATCAGCTAACCCATCTAAATGACTCTTGCTTTAAGCTGGCCAAATTGGAAAGGGATTTTGCTTCGGAGCTGGCCCAAAAGAGATACAACAAGCTCCATGAcaaatttatttgtataaCATCAGAAGAAAATGCCCTCAAATTGATAAATGTCGAGTCACAACAAAAGGTTGATAAACTTCAGAAAATCCAGGCATCACTAATGGCACAGCATTCAGAAGAATCTCGTTTAGCAGGAGGGAGAATTCAAAAGTTGGAGTCTGAAGTTGAAACACTTGTTTCTGAAAAAACTGAGACAGAATCATTGATTTCCAAGTTAGAGGAGAAAATTGGTACTTTGTCAGAAAGTTCAAGATCATCTGAGAGTAAAATG CAAGATTTGTTAAAGAAGATTTCTGCACTAGAAATTGAGAATCAATGTAATGCAGAAAAATTGGAGGAAGAGTTACACGATAAAGCAGAAGAGATAGATACTTTGATGAAGGAGagcaaaaattataaacaacgTGCAGAAATGCTTGAGGTAGAAGGAGATCAACTTCGCAAtgttttgaaggaaaaggaagagtTTATTCTTTTGTCTATGGAGCGTGAGAAGAagctagaagaagaaaataaagag AACCAAGCTCTACTGTTTTCTGCTGAAATGAAGCTTTCCGATGCTAAAAGACAGTATGATTCAATGCTGGAGAGTAAACAGATGGAGCTATCAAGACATTTGAAAGATATATCCCATAGAAATGATCAG GCTATCAATGACATCCGGAATAAGTATGAAATGGAGAAATTGGAGATTGTTAacaaggaaaaggaaaag GCAGATCACGTTTTACAAGAGATGGAAAGAAATTGTGAACAAAGCCTAGCagaagtgaaagaagaatctAGGCAATGCCTGATTCGCATTCAGGAAGAACATGCTGCTCTG TTGAGTCAAATTCAGCAAGAGCATACCagaaatgaacaaatttgTAAAGCCAAACACAATGAAGAGTTGCAGCGTGCTCAACTTCATGCTGAGAACGAATTGAAAgag AAATTGACGTCACTGAGAAGTGAACATGAGGCTCAGATGAAAGCTTTGAGATGTCAAAACGAAGATGAATGTAGGAAGCTTCAAGAGGAATTGGATCTCCAAAAAACCAAA GAAGACAGGCAGAGAGCTTTGTTGCAATTGCAATGGAAAGTGATGGGTGACAAGCTACAAGAGGACCAAGAAGTGAATTCAAAGAAG GACTACTCCATGTCATCTATCAAGATGAGAGGTTCTGGTGGTTCCAGAAAAAGCAAGCGTGCTCTGATTAgaacagaaaatgatgag GAATCACCTAACCTGCAAGCAGCTCAAACACCAGTATCACAGTTGTTGAAGACCGTGGAGGACATGAACACAGGAAGTATTGCAAATATCCCGAAGCACCATAAGAAG GTTACTCGTCATGAATATGAAGTTGAAACTACAAATGGAAGGACGATcactaaaagaagaaaaacaaaaagtacagTTCTGTTTGAG GACCCgagaaaacataacaaaacTCCAAGAAGAAATACCCCCCGAGGTCCTGTcaag ACAATCAAGGGTGGGGATCAATCACGGCCTTCAAACATTGGTGATTTGTTTACGGAAGGGTCACTGAATCCCTATGCAGATGATCCTTATGCATTTGATTAG
- the LOC111788615 gene encoding uncharacterized protein LOC111788615, with translation MEGVEAESRDEAMRSKTAFRCAKAAFLISSFKSFQNRNLRASVDEQAKEKERLRKVVGDLKIELAMERRRNKRIKLCGLMEFVLQLLLVISLSSFFLFIAFKSI, from the exons ATGGAGGGAGTCGAGGCGGAATCCAGAGATGAAGCAATGAGATCCAAAACTGCCTTTCGATGTGCGAAAGCAGCGTTTCTGATTTCTTCGTTCAAATCCTTCCAGAATCGCAACCTCAGAGCATCTGTCGACGAACAAGCGAAG GAGAAAGAGAGGCTGAGGAAAGTTGTTGGAGATTTGAAGATCGAGTTGGCTATGGAGCGTCGGAGGAATAAGAGGATCAAACTCTGCGGTTTGATGGAATTTGTTCTTCAGCTCCTGCTGGTtatttctctttcgagcttcttcctttttatcGCCTTCAAATCTATCTGA
- the LOC111788613 gene encoding uncharacterized protein LOC111788613 — protein sequence MKREMKRKWEEPRGGSFNSPADIELHLESPLPLEWQRCLDIQSGKIHFYNTKTRKRTSMDPRSKLETSPGGDPLSLDLELNLNSQSMRNGGESKKKSDGAWKQGHGCPQQEMIARVCMQCHLLVMVLKSSPTCPNCKFIHPIDLQTPPTTTLFIASRSTNNNQTQSLKGFPNPIQNKV from the exons atgaagagagaaatgaagagaaaatgggAAGAGCCACGAGGAGGAAGCTTCAATTCTCCGGCTGATATCGAGCTCCACCTCGAGTCTCCGTTACCTTTAGAGTGGCAACGATGTCTTGACATTCAG TCAGGGAAGATACACTTCTACAACACGAAGACTCGAAAGAGAACGTCCATGGATCCAAGGAGCAAGTTGGAGACTAGCCCAGGTGGTGATCCCTTGAGCTTGGACCTTGAGCTGAATCTAAATAGCCAATCTATGAGAAATGGTGGtgaatcaaagaagaagagcGATGGGGCATGGAAACAAGGACATGGGTGTCCGCAGCAAGAGATGATAGCGAGGGTTTGCATGCAGTGTCACTTATTGGTAATGGTATTGAAGTCCTCACCGACATGTCCCAACTGCAAATTCATACACCCAATAGACCTGCAAACCCCTCCAACTACAACCTTGTTTATAGCCTCTCGCTCTACTAACAATAATCAAACCCAGTCCTTAAAAGGTTTCCCAAACCCTATTCAAAATAAAGTCTAA